TGATGAAAATGGAAGATTGAAGTCGACAATTAGTGATAATACCATTGCAGGAGGTTTATGGGATGAACGCAAAGACCAGTAAAGTAAATGACATAGATGCGATTGAATTAGCAAGTGGCGTATCATATGTTAAAGGTTTAAATACAAAGGATGAATCATTAGTAAATGGTAATAGGTATAAAGTTATAAAGAAATATAGCCAATCTAGTTTAGATTATTTTGTCTTTGAACGGTATGAAGGTGATACAGCAACAGGGGAAATCGTGTTTGCATATAAAGGTACAGAACCGGAAGATATAATGGGGGATGATATAACAGATTTGATGTTAGCAGGGAAAAAATCACCAAATCAACTGGAGCATGCACGTAAAGAATATATGAATTTAAAAACTAAGTTAAACGATGCTAATAATAAATCAGAGAGAGAGTTTTATCGTTTATATGGCGAGGAAACTAAAGATTTTAAAAACAAAAAAATCAAAGTGGTTACAGGTAATTCACTTGGTGGTGCGCATGCTCAATATGTTGGTTTGATAGATCCTAATGTTCAAGTTGTTACTACAAATACTGCACCACTTCCAATGTCCATTGTAAAAAATTCACGTTCAAGTGTTAAAAACATTCGTAATTACCATAGTGAATTTGATGTTCTAACGCAGGTGAATAAAGGTGGATTAATGTATAACACTATCAAAGGGAAGCATATTTATCTTTCGAATGGATTACCTACCTTTAAATCATTAGTTGAATCACATACTGGATATAAAGTGAAAGTGAAAGCTAAATCAATCATAAATAAAAAAGGTGAGGGCCCTGAAGTTATACATGAAATATCATTAAAACCTACACCCATTTACACAAGCAAACATGGTCTGAAAATATATGCTGATATGGACGAACATACACCAATTTTTGTGTGGTCAGGTGATGCGTTAGGTGCCGGTGCTCCTAAAATTAAATTGGACAAATCAAATTTAAGTGAATTAGAATCTTATGTTAATGGTCGCCTAACTAATTATGTTGAACAAATTAGCGCTAAGATGAAAGATGTACAACAATCTGTTGATGAGGATCATGATAAGTTTCACGAATATGTTGATAGATCAAAAGATGTATTTAACAAAATAACACATTATAAAGAAATAGAAAGTATTATTGACTATTGTACAGGTAGTTTAAAAGGGATAATTAGTCAAAGTGTAAATTCATTGAGTGCAGATTTAAACAATTTGAAATATGACAAACATATTTCACATCTACCTGGAGCAGAATGGATTATTGATGAAATCAGCAATACTCTACATAATATAGAAGATAAATTCAAAGAGTTTATTAATAAAGGTGAAGAACTTATAAGTGGATTAAGAGATATTCGAAACAACCATGTTCAAAAAATATTTATCTCTCCAACATTTGGATTTATAGATGGCGTAAGGGAAGAGATGCTAGCTCATTTTGCAATTGTGATTCCTAATATAGAAATTGTAAATAAGCAAGTTGGAAATTATGGTAATGGTATAAGTGATATATTAACTAAGATGTCTAATATTGATGATAATGTCATGGTAAATCAAGTTTCTATCAACCATTCTGCTACAAAACAAACTCAAGAAACGATACAAGATTCACAATATATGCAAGATAAATTAGCAGTAATTGAAAATAATTTAGATTTTGGAATTAAAGTCTTTTCAAAAGTAGTTTCTTATTTAGTTGTACCTATCACATGGGCAATATCTAAACAAATTGATGGATTTAGATATATCGATTCTAAATTAACAACTGCTGTAGAAAAGCTTGAATGGATTGCAAAAAAAAATCCCACATGCATCACATGTAGCTGCAGGACTTTCTAGATTTATAACTGTAATGAAAAAAGTAGACAGTGAGTATAATAATTTTCAATCCATACTAGATAGATTTGATAATATTGATGATGTGATATATGAAATGCGAGATAAAATAGAAAATTTCTTACTAAATAAATCTGTTCTTTCAGAAGTTAGAACGCTAAGTTCAAGTGCTAAAGGGGATACAGAGATGTTGTTAACTGAGCTCAAAGCTGTCAATTCAACTTTAAATCAGAACAGGGGTAATTCTGTCGATGCATTAGTGAACAGTACTCAAAATTTAATGAAAAATATTGATTTATTACATGATCAAATTGAAAGAACATCTAGTTAATTGATAAAGTCATACATAAAAATAATAACGGATGTATAGAGGATTCAACATAAAAATTGTTGAATCTTCTTTTTAGTTTGTGAAAATGTAAGCAAACTCCTTGAAATCAGTACGCAAAAGTAATATCATAGATAAATCTGATTAAAATTATAAGATTAAAGGAGTGAAGTTATATGAAGAAGTATCCTTTAGCAATCTGGATATTAAGTTTAGGCGCATTTGCGATAGGTATGACTGAATTTGTAATCATGGGTTTATTACCAAATATTGCGAGAGACTTAAATGTATCAGTATCAGATGCTGGGCAACTTATAACAGGTTATGCACTGAGTGTTGCAATTGGTGGTCCAATTATTGTATTAGCTACATATAAGTTACCTAGAAAGAATTTATTAATATTATTAATGGCAATTTTTATAATAGGTAATGGTATAGGTGGAATCGCTCCTAGTTATGGTTTGTTAATGTTGAGTAGAGTTGTTGCTGCTTTAGCACACGGTTCTTTCTTTGGTATTGGATCAATATTAGCTGCAAGCATGGTTCCACAACATAGAAAAGCAAGTGCAATGGCATTAATGTTTATGGGACTTACGATGAGTAATATTATAGGTGTACCGTTCGGAACATTTATAGGACAAATATTCGGATGGAAAATGACATTTATTATTATAAGTGTATTAGGCTTATTAACGTTATTTGGTATTATTAAAGTTGTACCAAATCAACAAGAGAATCAATCTATTTCTATTAAAAGTGAATTGGTTGTATTGAAAGATATTAAATTATGGTTAACGTTAGGTATTACGTTATTTGGATTTAGTAGTGTGTTTGCATACTTCACATACATTTCTCAAATATTAACTGAAGTATCTCATATAGATGAAAAATGGATTTCATTTGTGCTAATTCTATTCGGAGTAGGTGTTACATTCGGTAATATTATGGGTGGTAAATTAGCAGACTGGAATTTAAACAAATCTCTAAATATTATATTTATCGTGTTCCCGATTTATATATTTATGATGTATTTCATTCAAAATTATAGCTTACTCATGGTATTTGGTATCTTTATCTTTGGATTATTTGCATTCAGTATGAGTCCATCATTACAGTATAAGAGTATGGTGATTTCACAAGATGCACCAATGTTAGCAAGTACGATGAATCAATCAGCATTTAATGTAGGTAATGCATTAGGTGCATTTATAGGTGGTATGGTCGTAAGCCAATTAGAAGTTAAAGATTTAGCACTAGTTGCACCATTCTTAACGTTGATTGGATTTGTATTCTTAGTATTAGAACGTATAGTTACTAAAAGAAGAGCACAAGCACAATTGGCGGAATAAAATGATTTAAAGAGGCTAGGACATAAGAAATGTCTCAGCCTCTTTTATCATGTGTATGGATATAATGTATAATGAAATGAAGGAGGCAACTTTATGAAACATTGGATTGAACAACGTGTGCAAGATGCACCAAATAAAATTGCATTTAAATATGGAAATAAAACAATAACATATAAAGCATTGTATGAAGATGCACTTCAAGTAGCTGCACATTTACGTCAACATAATATAGAACGTTTAGGTTTATATATACAGAACGAAATCGATCATGTCACATTCATCATCGGTGCGTGGTTAGCGCATGTTGAAATTGTTATGATCAATACGAAATTGACTTCAAAAGAAATAACTCATCAACTTAAAAGTGTAGACGTTCAAGTTGTATATGCATATAAGCAATTAGAGATTGATCAAGAAGTGAAACTGATTCAGGATATATCAACGCAAACGTATGATGTTAAACAAATGGATATTCAATTGAATATGGATGATATAGCGACCATTATGTTTACTTCAGGAACAACTGGTCCAGCAAAAGCAGTACCACAAACATTCTCGAATCATTATCACAGTGCATTAGGTTGTAAAGAATCTTTAGGTTATGACACGTCAACGCAGTGGTTATCCGTATTACCTATTTATCATATTTCAGGGTTGAGCGTAGTGATTCGAAGTTTAATCGAAGGGTTTACAGTGATAATAGAACCGAAATTTGATGTAACGCGTGTGATGAACATGATTAAGCAAGAACACATTACGCATATTTCACTCGTACCTCAAACGTTGAAATGGTTAATGGATGATGAATTAAATCAACCTTATTCATTACAAAAAATACTTCTTGGTGGGGCGAAATTATCTGATGATCTCATCAACCAAGCGTTAACGTATCAATTACCGATTTATAACTCATTCGGTATGACTGAAACCTGTTCACAATTTGTAACAGCAAGTCCAGAAATGTTAAAACATCAACCGAGAACTGTAGGAAAAATACCTACTAATGTACAACTCAAAATATTAAACAAAAATGAACAAGGACATGGTGAAGTCGCTGTGTTAGGTAAGAATGTAATGAATGGTTATTTAAATATCAATCAAGCAAATGATACATTTGAAGATGGATATTTTAAAACAGGTGATGTTGGATCGATAGATGATGATGGCTATGTATATATATATGATAGAAGAAAAGATTTAATTATTAGTGGTGGAGAGAATATCTATCCATTTGAAATTGAAAATATTATTTCAAAACATCCAGACATTATTAATTGTGTGGCAGTGCCTTTTGAAGATGAAGTTTGGGGACAAGTACCAGTACTTGTATATGAATCTGATGTGACATTGTCAGAAGCGGATTTCCAACCGTTATTAAATGAATATTTAGCGAAATACAAACACCCTAAACATGTTTATAAAATAAATGAAATCCCGAAAACATCAACAGGCAAACTTTCAAGAGTTAAAGTGAAAGCGTGGGTTGAACATGCCGAACAATGAAATGAAGTCTTTCAGTTTTAAAGCACCATTTCGTATACCTATAAAAACACCTTTAATTGAATTAGAAGAAAGGGAAGTCTTGATTGTAGAATGGGTCAATCATGATGGACAAAGCTATTATGGAGAATGTAATGCCTTTACTACAGACTGGTATCATTTCGAAACGATAGCTTCAGTAAAGACTGAATTAAGCCAATGGTTTCAAAAATATAAACACGCTGAACTAATAGATGAAGTCGAAGCATTCAATATGTTAGAAGATTTGAATGAATTCCCAAATGCGAGAAGTGTGATGTCTATGATATTCTATCAAATGTTCAATGAATTAGAATCCATTACAATCGCATACGGTGCAACTATTAATCAACAAATAGAACAGTATTTCAAACAATATGGAAAACAAATCCCAAGTAGAATTAAATTAAAATGGCATGACCAAATACATTCAGATATCGCATTTTTAGAAAAAGAATATCCGCATGTACAAATAGTTATCGATGCAAATGGAATGATAGAAGATAAAGATATCTCACTTCTAAATACATTTAATAATCAAAACTTCATCTATATAGAACAACCATTTAAAAATATAGAAAGTTACAAAGCGCATAGATCATCTTTAAAATTGCCAATATTTATAGATGAATCCGCTACAAGTCTTGAACAGATCAAACAATTTCAACACGCAGGACTTATAGATGGCGTTGTGATTAAACCTTCACGTGTTGGAGGTATAGATAAAGCATTAGCGATTATTAATTATTGTAAAGAACATCATTTGAAATATGTAATAGGCGGTATGTACGAGTTTGGTTTAAGTAGTTATTTCACAGCAATGTTAGCACAAGACAGTGACTATCCAAGTGATATCACACCAAGCGATTATTACTTTACAGATGATATCGTCGAAGAAGGCTCTACGTTAGAACAAAATAAAATCAAATATCCAATACCTCAAGTAAATCAAAATAAATTGAAAAAAACAGAGTAAAAGCAATGTCGCTTTTACTCTGTTTTTTTTTTTTATTTCTTATCTTTCTTCGGTGGTAGGAGATTTTATATAGAGATGAATAAATATAATAACAAAGTAAGTTTGTAAAAAAATTACATACAAACATTGAATGAAATCGCTTTATTATATATAATATTTATAGAATCTTAAATCTACATAGTTTTTTTGGATTCTAATTCAGAAATTATAATATGTGATTTCTGAAAATAATAAACAAAGGATGGTTGAAATGAAAAAGCAATTTGTTTTAGCGTCAGTATTAACTTTGGGTATTTCAAGTATCGGAATTATGGGAATAGCCAAGGCAGATATCACAAGTATTAATGGTGGTTCTGAAAATGTAGATAATTACAAAGGGTTAGTGCAAACAAAAACAGAAGATGCAAGTAATGGAACTACTTTTAGAGCGATATCGCAAGGTAAAGTAAGTGGAGGTTTTTGGATTAGAGGAATTAGGAACAAAACGGTTGTATCAGACTATAAACATTACAAGAAGCAAGGTAAAGGGACTGCGATAAATGGTAAAGGTTATGTTGGAAATGGTGGTTGGAAAAATCTAGGATATTTTTCATATGGAAGAGTAACTAAAACTTGGAGTGGTAATAACTCTTACTACGATTATAGATAGTGGAATGATACCCATTAAGTGTGATGAACTTAATGGGTTACTTTTATAGAATCGAGGTTATTATGAGGAAAATTATACTTGTATTAGCATTAGTTATTTCAATAATATTGAATTTTATAATAATTGATACTGCTAAATCATTATCTTTTTATTATCAAATTGAACATGAAAGTGAAAAAATTCATTTTGCATTTGATGACGAGAAAAAGCATAGTAAGAATGCTTTAGAATATTTCAACTATCTTTCACAGAAGTATAAAGTAAGTATTACAAAAGTAACTTATATAAGTGATCAAAAAGTAGTGATTAATACTTCTGATAGGTCCTTAAAAGAGAAAACTAAAACGGATGGAACATTTGAAATATTTGATAAAAATCTTAATATAAAGGTTTTTAATTTACAGGATTCCAAACTTTCTGAAGTGGGTACTTACTATCTTGCGGGTAAAGAAAATAATATACAAAAAGTTATTCATCTTATAAATCATAATGTAGGTACTGCTCAATCAGTGGATAATTTAATTGGAACTCAACTTAAAATAGATGAGTTTAGTTTAATTCTTTCTATTTTACTTATATGTATATTTTTTACTGTGTTTATACATTATTTACAAAACAAAAAGAGTGAATGTAAACATTTATATGATATGGGTTACAATTTTAAAACTTTACTGAATTTTTTGTGTGCAGAAATGAAAATTTATTGGCTAGCATATATTGTGTTGAATTGTACATTGAGTGCTGTTATATACGTATTGATTTATAAAGATTATGAGATTTTAAATTTGTTATTA
The Mammaliicoccus sp. Dog046 genome window above contains:
- a CDS encoding MFS transporter, giving the protein MKKYPLAIWILSLGAFAIGMTEFVIMGLLPNIARDLNVSVSDAGQLITGYALSVAIGGPIIVLATYKLPRKNLLILLMAIFIIGNGIGGIAPSYGLLMLSRVVAALAHGSFFGIGSILAASMVPQHRKASAMALMFMGLTMSNIIGVPFGTFIGQIFGWKMTFIIISVLGLLTLFGIIKVVPNQQENQSISIKSELVVLKDIKLWLTLGITLFGFSSVFAYFTYISQILTEVSHIDEKWISFVLILFGVGVTFGNIMGGKLADWNLNKSLNIIFIVFPIYIFMMYFIQNYSLLMVFGIFIFGLFAFSMSPSLQYKSMVISQDAPMLASTMNQSAFNVGNALGAFIGGMVVSQLEVKDLALVAPFLTLIGFVFLVLERIVTKRRAQAQLAE
- the menE gene encoding o-succinylbenzoate--CoA ligase, whose product is MKHWIEQRVQDAPNKIAFKYGNKTITYKALYEDALQVAAHLRQHNIERLGLYIQNEIDHVTFIIGAWLAHVEIVMINTKLTSKEITHQLKSVDVQVVYAYKQLEIDQEVKLIQDISTQTYDVKQMDIQLNMDDIATIMFTSGTTGPAKAVPQTFSNHYHSALGCKESLGYDTSTQWLSVLPIYHISGLSVVIRSLIEGFTVIIEPKFDVTRVMNMIKQEHITHISLVPQTLKWLMDDELNQPYSLQKILLGGAKLSDDLINQALTYQLPIYNSFGMTETCSQFVTASPEMLKHQPRTVGKIPTNVQLKILNKNEQGHGEVAVLGKNVMNGYLNINQANDTFEDGYFKTGDVGSIDDDGYVYIYDRRKDLIISGGENIYPFEIENIISKHPDIINCVAVPFEDEVWGQVPVLVYESDVTLSEADFQPLLNEYLAKYKHPKHVYKINEIPKTSTGKLSRVKVKAWVEHAEQ
- the menC gene encoding o-succinylbenzoate synthase, translated to MPNNEMKSFSFKAPFRIPIKTPLIELEEREVLIVEWVNHDGQSYYGECNAFTTDWYHFETIASVKTELSQWFQKYKHAELIDEVEAFNMLEDLNEFPNARSVMSMIFYQMFNELESITIAYGATINQQIEQYFKQYGKQIPSRIKLKWHDQIHSDIAFLEKEYPHVQIVIDANGMIEDKDISLLNTFNNQNFIYIEQPFKNIESYKAHRSSLKLPIFIDESATSLEQIKQFQHAGLIDGVVIKPSRVGGIDKALAIINYCKEHHLKYVIGGMYEFGLSSYFTAMLAQDSDYPSDITPSDYYFTDDIVEEGSTLEQNKIKYPIPQVNQNKLKKTE